The sequence below is a genomic window from Desulfomonile tiedjei.
GGGCGAAGGGATTGTCCGAGAGCTTGTCCACGAGCGGATTGCGTGGAGCAACCAATGCCACCCAGTATCGGCCGTCCAGCCCGCGGGTTATGTTGTCCGGAAATGCGGGCAGGGCTTCCACCAACGGCTCGGACGTTCCCTTTCGAGGGCCGGCTATCCAATAGCGGATGACGCGATAGCTGCCCGTTTCATTCACCAGCACATAGGTCTGATCGTGGCTAACCGCAACGCCGTTCGCGAAATCTAGGCCCTTGAGGAGTGTGCGGGCTTTTCGCGTCTCCGGCTCCCACACGAGCAATCTTCCAGTCCCACCGTGTTCCATGATTTCCAGGAGGCTGCCTCCCATGCTGCCGTAGTCTTTGGCTGCGAACTTCGTGGACGCGTCCGAAAAGTAGATCTTGCCGTCGTCTGCCACATCCACGTCATCCGCGTATCGGATCGGAATGCCATCCGCAACCGTCGCCAATTCGCTGATCGAGCCGTCGGGGGCCACTGACAGGAGGCCCCGGTACGCGTCGGCAACTATCAGGTTCCCCTTCGGGTCGAATGCGAGTCCCAAAGGCCTGCCTTTGGTATCGGCCCAGTCCTCTGGGGAGGTCCCATCGGGCTTCAGCCGCACGATGAAGCCCTCGCCGGTGCTCACGTAGATCCGGCCTTGCTGATCCAAGACCACATCTTCAGGGCCGTGGTTTTTTCCTATGGGAAGTAATTGAAGGCCCTTGAGGCGCTCGTTTCGAGCAAACGGGCCGGTGTATCCCGGATTTGGCGGCGATTGCCATGCGACCGGCTCGATAGGAACAGGCCACACAAGGAAATAAACGCACACGATCCCGATAAATAACGCCAAAACCGCCAGTATCTTCTTGAGCATAGCCCCCTCCTTTTAGTCTCACCGAATCCG
It includes:
- a CDS encoding strictosidine synthase family protein — its product is MLKKILAVLALFIGIVCVYFLVWPVPIEPVAWQSPPNPGYTGPFARNERLKGLQLLPIGKNHGPEDVVLDQQGRIYVSTGEGFIVRLKPDGTSPEDWADTKGRPLGLAFDPKGNLIVADAYRGLLSVAPDGSISELATVADGIPIRYADDVDVADDGKIYFSDASTKFAAKDYGSMGGSLLEIMEHGGTGRLLVWEPETRKARTLLKGLDFANGVAVSHDQTYVLVNETGSYRVIRYWIAGPRKGTSEPLVEALPAFPDNITRGLDGRYWVALVAPRNPLVDKLSDNPFARKMIQRMPSFMRPKAESYGHIIAVDGNGKILLDLQDPQTTYPQNTAVTETKDFLYIGSLTATVLARLPKDKLGLK